CCAGATCCGATTCCCGAAGGTGAAGTTAAAGAACGCGGCGATGTTGGCGTTGTCCATTTCCAGAAACGCCAGTTGCAGCATTTCAGCCTTCTGGGCGGCGTCCGCGATCGACCGGAATTGGGCGCGCATCGACGGGGTGAGGAACCGCGCTTTGGCTCCGTCGCAGGCCATCAGGCGGAGGAATTCCTCCGAAGCCTCCGATCCGCGCAGGTGCAGTGTTAAGCCGCCCTCGCCGCCTTCGGCCCGCCGCAGTTTGCGGCGGATTTCGTGGCGCGTCTTTTTATCCAGCGAGGCAAGGTAATCCTCCCACGAACGGGGCAAAGCGATTGCCGGGCACACTTGCAGAAATTCTCTAGATAATCCCCACCCGCGGCGTTCGGCTTCCGCCTCCAGGAGCGGGATGGTGGGGGAAGAAGCGTGCAGGTTGAACAAGTCGAGCGCGGCGAACTCCGATGCCGGAAAAGCCGCAAGCGATTCGAAGAGCGCCGCGCAAAACGAAGGCAGACGGTCCGGCGCGGCGACCAGATCCAAATAGTCGGATATCTCTGCGCTCCCGATAAAAAGCAGGCGGTGTTCGCCGTCGCAGGTGGTCCGAAAGAGCGGCGCGACGCCGGCCAAAGAGCCGTCTTCGCGCCAGACGGCAATGCGCAACTCGGCCGCCGGCCACTCGCCGGCGCCGAGATGATCCCACCAGGCGCGGAGGTATTCGCAGCGAAGGAAAGGATAGGCGGCCGCGCTGGCGGACAGCAGGCGGTTCCATTCCTCAGATATGGCTTCCCAAGTTCCCACATCGCGGATGATTTCGATCGGCATCGGTCTTCACCAAGCGGCTTGGCGGCGGCGGAGTTTACACCTCCCGACACCTCGAGATAACCCGCAGCGCCGCGCGGGCGGATCGGCGCTGGCCCGCTTGCCATCCTTCTTCCATCGTCATGGCCTGCAAATGCGCGCCGACGATCCGCCGTTCTTCCGGATTCAGCAATTTCCACGCGGCGCAAATGAGGTCCGGATCTTCCGAAAGCAGGCGGATCCAGAATTCCTCGGGGGGAAACGGAGCATTCATGGCGGCGGCCTCGCGGCTTCCTCCCGGAAGTATAATCGAACCGGACGCAAAAATGCATTTAATCCTCACTCACGATCAGGCCGATTTTGACGCGCTGGCCGCCCTTCTTGCGGCGCGCCTGTTGGAGCCGGATTCGCACGCGGTGATCCCGAACCGCACGAACCGGAACGTCCACGCGTTCCTCGCCCTGTACGGCGAGGAGTTGCCGCTCGAATCCCCGGACGACCTTCCGAAGGAGCGGGTCGAAAGGGTGACGCTGGTCGATACGCAGTCGATGCCGACAATCCGCGGCGTCGGAGAGCACACCCGGGTCCACATCGTAGACCACCACCCGGAGCGCACATCCCTGCCGAAGGGTTGGACCGCGGCTGTGGAATCCGTCGGCGCCACCACAACGATGCTGGTCGAATCCCTGCAGGCCGTCGGCCAGCCGGTTTCGTCGGAACAAGCCACCCTGCTCCTGCTCGGGATCTACGAGGACACCGGCTCACTCTCCTATGCCGGGACCACTCCGCGCGACGTCCGGGCCGCCGCCTGGCTGCTGGAGCAAGAGGCAAACCTCTCGCTGGCCGCCGGATTTCTCAACCACCCGCTTTCCGCGCCGCAGCGCCGGCTTTACGACCGTCTGCTGGAAAGCGCGGAAACCCGGATCGTCCAGGGCCGGAGGATCCTTCTGGCCCGGGCCGACGCTCCGGCGGACGTCGAGGAAATCTCCACCCTGGCCCACAAACTCCGCGACCTGTTCCATCCCGACGGATTGTTCGTGCTGGTGGACTTGGGCTCGCATGTCCAGCTGGTGGCGCGTTCCACCGCAGATTCGATCGACGTTTCCAAAATTTCCACGCACTTCGGCGGAGGGGGGCACGACCGCGCCGCGGCGGCGATGATCCGCGGGCGGACTCTCGAGGAAGTGTACCGGGAGTTGACGGATCTGCTCCCGACCTCGATCGTTCCGCCCTTGCAGGTGGCGCAGATCTATTCCCCGCGCCCCCAAGTTGTGGAATCCGATCTGACCGTGGCCGAGGCTTCCGAGCGGATGGCGCGCTACGGGTACGAGGGCTTTCCGGTGGTGCGGGAAGGCAGGGTGGTCGGCCTGCTCACGCGGCGGGCGGTCGACCGAGCGCTCGCCCATGGGATGAAGCGCGCCCATGTCGAGCACGTGATGGAAGGCGGCAATGTTTTCGTCCGGCCTTCGGATTCGATCACCCACCTCCAGCGCCTGATGGTGGAGCAAGGGTGGGGGCAGATTCCCGTCCTCTCGCCCGAAGGCGACGCCGTGGTGGGGATCGTCACGCGCACAGACCTGATCAAAGCCCTCGCGCCCGGACAGAAAGGCAGCGCCGCGGCCCGGTTGAACCTGCGGGACCGGTTGGAACGAGAGTTTCCGCCGGCGCGGATGGCCCTGTTGCGCGCCGTGTCATCCGTCGCGGATCGACAGCGGATTCCGCTGTATCTGGTGGGCGGCGTGGTCCGCGATTTGGTGCTGAACACCCCCTCCTACGACCTCGACCTGGTGGTGGAAGGCGATGCGATCGCACTTGTCCGCTCCGTGGCGAGGCAGTACGGCGGACGGGTGCGCAGCCACGACCGCTTCGGGACGGCCAAATGGCTGCTGCGCGGTGCCGACCTCGGCAAACTGTCCCTCTCCGCGGACGCGGCATCCCGGCTTCCGGAATCGTTGGATCTGGTTTCGGCGCGCGCGGAATTTTATCCGCATCCTTCGGCGCTTCCCGAAGTCGAGCGCGGCAACCTCAAGCTGGATCTTCACCGGCGGGATTTCACCATTAACACCCTTTCGCTTTCGCTCAACGCCGCTCATTTCGGAGAGATCAACGACTTCTGGGGCGGGCTGCGCGATCTGGAGGAAAAGCGCATTCGGGTCCTGCATTCGATTTCCTTCGTCGACGATCCGACCCGCATCCTGCGGGCTGTGCGCCTCGAACAGCGGCTGGGATTCCAAATCGAACCCCGGACTCGGGATCTGATCGACCGCGCCCTGCCCCTGCTCCACCGCGTCAGCGGCGACCGCATCCGCCACGAGTTCGAGGCGATCTTTGAAGAGCCGTCGCCTGGGGATGCCCTGCGGCGCCTGCAGGAGTTGGATGTGCTCGGACGGATCCACCCCGGATTGTCTTGGAATCCGGCCCACGCCGAGCATGTGCGCCGAGCCCGCGCCTTTTCGCCGGATCCGCGCTGGCGGCTGGCGGACGGCGGTCGGGGGGTTTTTCCTCCGATGCATGCCTGGCTGGTCGGGCATCCGGACTCCGACCTGGATGGAATCCTCGACCGCCTGAACCTTCCCAAGCGCGAGGCCACCCGGATTCGGTGCGCGCGCCGGGTGTTGGACCGTCTCTCCGCGACGGCGGCGGATGCCGCCCCGAGCCGCATCTGTGATTTGCTGGAAGACGTCTCCGAACCGGCGTTGGTGGGGGCGTATTTGCTGGCCGCCGAGCCGGTTCGCGGATGGCTGGATCGCTACCTGTCGGAGTGGCGGTTTGTGCAGACCGCGACCGACGGTACGGTCCTCCGCGCGCGCGGATTGCCGCCGGGCCCACGGTATCGGGAGGTCCTGCATCAACTCCGTTGCGCGCGACTCGACGGCCTCATTTCCACGGCGGAAGAGGAGGCGCGGATGCTTTCGGAGCTGATATCCGCTTCCTTGGCCGATGAAACGAACGGCCGGAGGAAGCCGGGTTGAGCGCCGGAGCGGTCGCGGCCGACGCCGTCCGCGCGGGCGAGGAATTCATCATCCGCTTGTTGGTGGAGCGGGACCTTCCGGCGTTGGAATGGGACGGCGTGTTCACCCATTTCCGGCGGCTGTTCCGCCAGGCTTACGACGATATGCGCAACGGATCGCGTCTGCTCTTAGTGATGGAATGCCGGACGACCCGGGAGCTGGTCGGGCAGGTGTTCATCCAATGGAACAGCAGCGACTCCCGATATGCCGACGGCCGCCACCGGGGCTACCTGTACGCGCTGAGGATCAAGCCGGATTTCCGCGGAAGGGGGTTGGGGTCGCGCCTGATCCGGTCGGCGGAGGACGAATTGCGGCGGCGGGGGATGGACGCGGCGTCGATCGGCGTGGAAAAAGAAAATTTGCGCGCGCGCACCCTCTACGAACGGCACGGCTACCGGGTCATCGCCGAAGATCCCGGTCATTGGTTCTACAACGATCATGAGGGGGTGCTTCGGGAAGTCGTCGAGCCCGCTTGGTTGATGGAAAAACGCTTTGCCTGACGGGCTTGGTCCACATCCCGTTATGGGGCTGGCAGGGTGAAAAAGAACGTGGCGCCGTTTTCCACGGCGCCCTCCGCCCAAACCCTGCCCCCGTGGCGATGGATGATCCGCTGCACCGTCGCCAACCCGATTCCGTTCCCCGGAAATTCCTTAACCGTATGCAGTCGTTGGAAGGCCTGGAACAATTTTCCGACGTGCTCCATGCTGAACCCGGCCCCATTGTCTTTGACGAAGAACGCGGTTTCCCCTTCCGGGGTGGCGCAGGCGCCGAATAGGATCTTCGCCTTTTTCCGCCGGGAGGTGAATTTCCACGCGTTTCCCAACAAGTTTTCCAGGACCGCCGACAGGAGTCGTTCGTCGCCGAGGACGGATAAACCCTTCGCGACCTCCGATTCTACATTCCGGTCAGGATCGTTGCGCCGCAATTCTTCCAGGATCCTGCCGGCGACGGCCGAGAGATCCACCTTCCTGCGGTTGATTTCGCCGCGGGTCAGGCGTGAAAGGACCAGCAGGTCGTCGATCAGCAAACCCATGCGCCGGCTGGCGGCGCGAATCCGCTGCAGAAAATCCTTCCCCGGATCGTCCAGGACCGCGCCGTAATCCTCTTCCAGGGCCTGGCTGAAACCGTCGATGCTCCGCAGGGGGGCGCGCAAATCGTGCGAGACGGAGTATCCGAAGGCTTCCAGCTCCTTGTTCGCGGCTTCCAGCTGAGCGGTCCGTTCGGCCACCCGGCGCTCCAACTCCGCGTTCAACCGCCGGATCTCCTCCTCCGCCTTCTTCCGTTCGGTGATGTCGGTGGCGAGGCACAGCACCTTGTCGCTGCGGCCGGTCTCCTCCCGCAGCGGGATTTTGTTGATGCTGAACCAGCGCTCGCGCCCCTCGGCGAAGGTGATTTTCTCCTCCGGTAACAGCTGCGGTCTTTGGCTGGAGAGGACCACGCCGTTGGCTCTCAGAATCCGGCGCACGTCTTCCGGCGGGTGTCCGCATTCGGCGTCCTCTTTGCCGGCCATCGCTTCGGGGGTGGACCCGTAAATGTCTGCCAGGGCTTGGTTGACCAACGCGAAAGTCCCGTCGGATTTCTGGACGCATACCAGATTGGGGGAAGAGTCGATCACCGCCCGGAGAAAGGCGCGTTCCTGGGAGAGCTCCTCCTCGACCCGTTTCAGCCGGGTGATGTCCATCCCGATCCCCACCAGGCCGATGATGCCGTCGTCCGCATCGCGCAGGGGGACCCGGGAGGTGAGGAGGGTCCGGGGATTCCCTTTGGTGTCGGAAATTTTCATCTCCTGGTCCAGAAAGGTTTCCCCGGATACCACAACCCGCCGGTCGAATTCCCGAAACCGGTCCGCGGTGGATTCGGCGTCGGCGGACCCCGGCCCGTGCGCGGCATGGAGCGGGCCCATCATCTCTTCGTCCATCCGGTTGGAAAGGATTTTGTGGGAATGCGCATCCTGGGCAAAGACGGCCACCGGCAGGTTGTCGATCACCGTCCGGAGCAGAACGTGCTCGCGGTTAAAGGCTTCCTCCGCCTGCCGCCGTCCGGTGATGTCGCGGATTCCGAAAATGATGCCTTCAAAGGTCCCGGACGGATCGTACATCAGGCGGGTTTCCGATTCGGCCCACTTGAATTCCCCGTCGGCGCAGCGGATGCGGAATTCCTGCCGGATGGTGGGCAGGAGGTTCGCCACGGCCCCTTGGACCTGTCGGAGGACCCGTTCGGATTCCTCGGGATGGATGCATTCCAAGACCGACCGGCCTTCCAGCTCCTTCGGCTCCCAGCCGAATATTTTTTTCACCGAAGGGCTGGCGTACAGGAGGATGCTGTGGGTGTCGGCGTGGCCGATCACATCGAGCATGTTTTCGGTGATCATCTGCAGCCGGGTTTGGAAGAGGCGCGATTGCGAGAGGGTGGATTCGAACCATGTGGCGCAGACCCAGGAAATGAACGCGATCAGCCCCATCACGAGCAGGGAAAAATAATTAAATTCCTGGGCCGCGCCGGCTTGGAAATAACTCGCCGTGTACAGGCCGGATTGGACCGCCAGGACGAGAAAGGAGGCGGCGGGAGAAATCAGGAAGGATGCCAGGGCGATCGGCACGGCCGCCACAATCAGCACCCGGTCGTAGTCCGCTCCGGCCAGGCTTAGGAAGGGAAGGAGGCTGGATAGGCAGACGAAGACCAGCGAGGCCGCGCGGTTCCATCCCCGGCGGTTGATCCACCAGATGCCGCTGATCGACACCAGCCCGATCAAGTTGACGAAGACGAAGGTCATTTGCCGCGGATCGGAATCCCTGAACCACAGAAAGAGGTTGATCAAAAACAAAAACAGGCTGGCGTGCAGGCCTCCGAGCAGGAAAAGGCTCAGGAGCTGGCCGCGCCAGCGCAATCCCGGTTTGCCTTGGCGCACTTCCATCCAGTCCGCCAATATTTTCTTATACACGGAGACAATCATATCCCGCTCCCGAGAACGAGGATGGCGTTGGGGGTCCGGCTTTTGAGGACCATTCGGGCCGGATCCGATTATCGGATAAACGCGACTCGGACGCAACCGGAATCGGCTGTCCGCAGGGGTGCTCTTCCAGGAAGCGTGCCGTCTGAAGGAAGCCCTGCGCGAAAAAAGGCAACCATCCGGTGCGGCGGGTAGAGCTTGTTGGAAAGGAGTCGAATCGACCGATGCCGCCGAGGGCGTTGACGACTCCGCTCGGGATTTCCGCGGCCGAGTGCTTTTCATCGGCCGGCGCGGAGCGGAACGGGCGAGGAGCGGCGGGTCAGCGGAAGTTCAGCAAAATGTCCAATACCTTGAGGTTGATCGCGAAATCCGTATTGGTGTGACTCAACAATTCCAGGTCCACGGCGGCGATGCCCTGAAAGGCGGCCCAATCGACGAGGTTGCCGGTGTACTTGCAGCCGGTGTCGATCGGCGGATATTGGTAGGGGGATTCGGCGGCGATCGCCTTCGCCAGGCGGACCGACGCCGGATCCGGAGGCTGGCCGGCGGCGAAGACGCCGAGCGCCGCGCTATGGTAATTGATCAACGCGTCGAAATGGTGCTCGAGGATGAAATCGCGCATGGCTATGCTTTCGGGTTCGGAGAACGGATACGGGCCGCCGGTGACGGGCGTCGCTACCCAGCAGCCGTACAGGTCCCATTTCTCCTGCCAATAGGCGTCCCAGTTCCGGTTTAGATCCACCCCGTTTTCGTTGGCGCGTCCTTCGGGTCCGTGCGCGCGGGCCTCCCCGTCCGGGTTTAGGGAGCGGACGATGTAGAGGGTCACCTGCTCGGGAATCATCTCCGGATGCTCGGTGATTTCCTGGATCAACTGGTCGGCCAGGGCGATGGTGTTCCACTCGCCGCCGCCGTGGATGCCGTGGATGGTCAGCCGTTCGACGGGCCCCGTCCCGAACCGGAAGGCTTCGATCGGCCGGCCGGCGACGGAATACCCGATCACCGCCGGGTCGGAGGCGAACGGGATCGGCGTCGGTGGAAGCGTGGCGGTGACGGTCGGGGTGATCGAGGGCGTGAAGGTCGCGGTGGCGGTCGCGGCCGGCGAAGCCGTCGCCGTGGAGGGGCCGGTGGGAGTGAGGGTGCGGGTGAGGGTGGGCGGGGCGCCGGGCGCGAGGGTCGGGGCAGGGAAGAGTGCGGCCGCCGCGGAATCGGCCAATCCGCTCCAAACGACGAGCATTCCGAGAATCAACAGCAGGCAGATCCCCCACACGGCAAGCGCGATTCTCTTCAGAGTCCGGGTGTCGTTCATGGCGCCACCAAAGCCGCCTCCAAGGCTTCGCGCAGCGAACGGCAACCGACAATGTCAATCCCCGACGGAGGCGGTTCGCCGCGGCGGACCGTCCGCGGCAGGATTGCGCGTCGGAATCCGAGCGCCGTCGCTTCCCGAAGGCGGGTCTGGGTTTGGCTGACGGCGCGCAACTCGCCCGACAATCCCACCTCGCCGATCAACACCGCGTCGGCGGCAACCGGCCGGTCCTTCACCGAAGAGGCGATCGCCGCGGCCATGGCCAGATCGGCCGCGGGTTCGCTCACCCGCAACCCGCCGATTACGTTCAGGAAGACGTCCTCTTCCGCCACCCGCACCCCCGCCCGGCGGGTGAGCACCGCCGAGACCAGGAGCAGGCGGTAGAGGTCGACACCGTTCGGCGTCCGCCGCGGGGTTCCGTAGGCGGCGGGGCTGGTCAGCCCCTGCAGTTCCAACAGCAATGGACGGGTTCCCTCCATGACGACGGCGATTGCCGAACCGGGCGATTGGGCGGCGCGCTCGGCCAGAAACGCCTCGGAGGGATTGGGAACTTCCACCAGCCCGTCGCCGCGCATTTCGAACACCCCTACTTCGGAAACCGCCCCGAAGCGGTTCTTCACCGCCCGCAATAACCGGTAGCTTTGAAACCGGTCCCCCTCCAGGTATAAGACGGTGTCGACGATGTGTTCGAGCACCCGCGGCCCGGCCAGCACGCCCTCCTTCGTCACGTGGCCGATCAGGAACACCGCGATCCCGGAGGATTTCGCCAGCGCCTGCAGGCGGGAGGCGCACTCTCGGACCTGCGAGACCGAACCGGCGGAGGAGGTCAACTCCGGAAGGTAAGCGGTCTGGATCGAATCGATGATCAGAATCCGCGGAGCGAGATCCTGCACGTGCTGCAGAATGGCGTCGAGGCGGGTTTCGGTGACGAGGAACAGCGATTCCGGATAAGCCTCCGCGGCGGCGGCGCGGCCGGCTTTTCCCGCCGGGCGGTCGGCGGCGCCTCCGGCCAGCCGGACGGCGCGCATCTTCATCTGGCGCTCGGATTCTTCGCCCGATACGTACAGCACCGGACCCGAGGAACCGGCGAGTTTCCACGAAGCCTGCAAGAGGAGGGTGGATTTTCCGATTCCGGGATCGCCGCCGATCAGGACGATCGATCCCGGGACGACCCCTCCGCCGAGTACGCGCGAAAACTCCTCGATCGGAAGGGGCAGGCGGCTTTCCTCTCCGCCCTCGACCTCGCGCAGACGCTTGGGCTTGGAAACGACCGGCCCGGCGGCGGAAGCAGGGGCCGGGACCGCCGGGATCTGCTCCACCATGGCGTTCCATGCGTTGCAGCGGGGGCAGCGGCCCATGCCGCGCGGGCTGGAATATCCGCATTGTTGGCAGACGAATTCGGTGCGGGGTTTCGGCAAGTCCGGCTCCTTACGGTCTGATTATCCCAACGAGGAGGCTTGTAAGCAAGGGGACCGCCGGCGCCCTTCCCCGCGGCGCAGAGGCTGGCGGACGGATCCTGTAAGGTAGGAACACCGGTTTCCACCCTTCCGGCCAGGATCGCCAAAACCGTATCCCGGGGGCCGCCCGCCCTCCAACCGGCGATGGAGGAGTAGAATCCTACCGTCCTAGCGAACTCGCTTGCCGGAGGGGATTACATTATTAGGAGGATATGCCGATGGTTTTTTTCGACAAGCTTATGAAAGCATTCTCCGGGGGAGGCCCGCGGATGTTTCCGCTGGCGGTAAAGTGCAAACGCTGCGGGGAGATCCTGACCGCGCAAGTCAACCTGGCGAACGATTTGAGCATCGAATACGACGATTCGGGAAATCCGGAATTTTACACCTGCCGGAAAGTCCTCATGGGAAGCGGCCGCTGCTTTCAGCGGGTGGAAGTCGTCTTGACCTTCGATACCAATAGGGTTTTACAAGAAAAAACGGTCCACGGCGGCTCCTTCGTCGAAGAATGACGGATGTCCTGGATAGTTCGTTGGGCCGGAATGACAAAATTCTCAACCCTCTCCGCAAAACGTCCGGACCGAAGGCTGCGGACCGCGGCATTCCCCGCGTCATCCTGAGAAAGCATCCGCGAAGGATTCTTCCCAGATCCGCGACTTAGGAATAGGAAGGAACCGCATGGCAGATCCGTCGGGAGCGGCCACCGTCCTGGTCGACCGTTTGCGCCGGGGCGACCCGGAAGCCTGGGCCGATGCGTGCGCGCAGTACGGCGGCCCGCTCTTCCGATACGCCTACCACCTCGCCGGAGGGGAATCCGCTTGGGCGGAGGACATCCGCCAGGAGACTCTCCTGGCGGCCGCATCGTCGATCCGCCGCTTCCGCGGGGAATCGCCCTTCTTCGGCTGGCTGTGCGCGATCGCGCGCCGGAAGGCGGCCGACGAACTGCGTCTTCGCGGGCGGATGGCCGACCCGCCCGGGGAGGACGATCCGGCGGCGGGGATCTGGGACCGGCTGGAAAGCGAGCCGCTCCCGGAAGAATGGGTCGAGCGGGCCGAATTGCGGATGCGGGTGGTGGAAGCGTTGGGCAATCTCCCGCGGGAATATCAGCGGCTTCTGGTGTCGCGCTACGCGGATGGGCTGGCCGTGGAGGCGCTTGCCCGGAGGATGGGCCGGACCTACAAGGCGACGGAGTCGATGCTTTCCAGGGCGCGGGAGGCGCTGCGGAGACAACTGAAGGAGGCGGGCCATGGCTGAAAGCGATCCCGTGAAATCGATCGAGGACCGAAACCTTGAGCGGATCATCACTTCCGCACTCGCCCCGCAGTCGCCGCCGCTCCCCGACGATTTGGCCGCACAGCTTGCGGCGCGTGCACGTTCCCGCCCGCCGACGCGGGATGATCTGCCGCTCGCGGCGGCGGTTTGTTCCGCGGCCGGCATCCTGCTTCTGGCCGGCGCGGTCCTGCTTCCCGCGGGGCGGACGGACCTGCG
This DNA window, taken from Anaerolineales bacterium, encodes the following:
- the radA gene encoding DNA repair protein RadA; protein product: MPKPRTEFVCQQCGYSSPRGMGRCPRCNAWNAMVEQIPAVPAPASAAGPVVSKPKRLREVEGGEESRLPLPIEEFSRVLGGGVVPGSIVLIGGDPGIGKSTLLLQASWKLAGSSGPVLYVSGEESERQMKMRAVRLAGGAADRPAGKAGRAAAAEAYPESLFLVTETRLDAILQHVQDLAPRILIIDSIQTAYLPELTSSAGSVSQVRECASRLQALAKSSGIAVFLIGHVTKEGVLAGPRVLEHIVDTVLYLEGDRFQSYRLLRAVKNRFGAVSEVGVFEMRGDGLVEVPNPSEAFLAERAAQSPGSAIAVVMEGTRPLLLELQGLTSPAAYGTPRRTPNGVDLYRLLLVSAVLTRRAGVRVAEEDVFLNVIGGLRVSEPAADLAMAAAIASSVKDRPVAADAVLIGEVGLSGELRAVSQTQTRLREATALGFRRAILPRTVRRGEPPPSGIDIVGCRSLREALEAALVAP
- a CDS encoding CBS domain-containing protein, with product MHLILTHDQADFDALAALLAARLLEPDSHAVIPNRTNRNVHAFLALYGEELPLESPDDLPKERVERVTLVDTQSMPTIRGVGEHTRVHIVDHHPERTSLPKGWTAAVESVGATTTMLVESLQAVGQPVSSEQATLLLLGIYEDTGSLSYAGTTPRDVRAAAWLLEQEANLSLAAGFLNHPLSAPQRRLYDRLLESAETRIVQGRRILLARADAPADVEEISTLAHKLRDLFHPDGLFVLVDLGSHVQLVARSTADSIDVSKISTHFGGGGHDRAAAAMIRGRTLEEVYRELTDLLPTSIVPPLQVAQIYSPRPQVVESDLTVAEASERMARYGYEGFPVVREGRVVGLLTRRAVDRALAHGMKRAHVEHVMEGGNVFVRPSDSITHLQRLMVEQGWGQIPVLSPEGDAVVGIVTRTDLIKALAPGQKGSAAARLNLRDRLEREFPPARMALLRAVSSVADRQRIPLYLVGGVVRDLVLNTPSYDLDLVVEGDAIALVRSVARQYGGRVRSHDRFGTAKWLLRGADLGKLSLSADAASRLPESLDLVSARAEFYPHPSALPEVERGNLKLDLHRRDFTINTLSLSLNAAHFGEINDFWGGLRDLEEKRIRVLHSISFVDDPTRILRAVRLEQRLGFQIEPRTRDLIDRALPLLHRVSGDRIRHEFEAIFEEPSPGDALRRLQELDVLGRIHPGLSWNPAHAEHVRRARAFSPDPRWRLADGGRGVFPPMHAWLVGHPDSDLDGILDRLNLPKREATRIRCARRVLDRLSATAADAAPSRICDLLEDVSEPALVGAYLLAAEPVRGWLDRYLSEWRFVQTATDGTVLRARGLPPGPRYREVLHQLRCARLDGLISTAEEEARMLSELISASLADETNGRRKPG
- a CDS encoding GNAT family N-acetyltransferase, producing the protein MSAGAVAADAVRAGEEFIIRLLVERDLPALEWDGVFTHFRRLFRQAYDDMRNGSRLLLVMECRTTRELVGQVFIQWNSSDSRYADGRHRGYLYALRIKPDFRGRGLGSRLIRSAEDELRRRGMDAASIGVEKENLRARTLYERHGYRVIAEDPGHWFYNDHEGVLREVVEPAWLMEKRFA
- a CDS encoding GNAT family N-acetyltransferase, whose product is MPIEIIRDVGTWEAISEEWNRLLSASAAAYPFLRCEYLRAWWDHLGAGEWPAAELRIAVWREDGSLAGVAPLFRTTCDGEHRLLFIGSAEISDYLDLVAAPDRLPSFCAALFESLAAFPASEFAALDLFNLHASSPTIPLLEAEAERRGWGLSREFLQVCPAIALPRSWEDYLASLDKKTRHEIRRKLRRAEGGEGGLTLHLRGSEASEEFLRLMACDGAKARFLTPSMRAQFRSIADAAQKAEMLQLAFLEMDNANIAAFFNFTFGNRIWVYNSGMDPKYAALSPGWVLLALLIRKAIEDGFQAFDFMRGDEPYKFQWGGRGEKIFRLKIRRT
- a CDS encoding RNA polymerase sigma factor, which produces MADPSGAATVLVDRLRRGDPEAWADACAQYGGPLFRYAYHLAGGESAWAEDIRQETLLAAASSIRRFRGESPFFGWLCAIARRKAADELRLRGRMADPPGEDDPAAGIWDRLESEPLPEEWVERAELRMRVVEALGNLPREYQRLLVSRYADGLAVEALARRMGRTYKATESMLSRAREALRRQLKEAGHG
- a CDS encoding PAS domain S-box protein, which produces MIVSVYKKILADWMEVRQGKPGLRWRGQLLSLFLLGGLHASLFLFLINLFLWFRDSDPRQMTFVFVNLIGLVSISGIWWINRRGWNRAASLVFVCLSSLLPFLSLAGADYDRVLIVAAVPIALASFLISPAASFLVLAVQSGLYTASYFQAGAAQEFNYFSLLVMGLIAFISWVCATWFESTLSQSRLFQTRLQMITENMLDVIGHADTHSILLYASPSVKKIFGWEPKELEGRSVLECIHPEESERVLRQVQGAVANLLPTIRQEFRIRCADGEFKWAESETRLMYDPSGTFEGIIFGIRDITGRRQAEEAFNREHVLLRTVIDNLPVAVFAQDAHSHKILSNRMDEEMMGPLHAAHGPGSADAESTADRFREFDRRVVVSGETFLDQEMKISDTKGNPRTLLTSRVPLRDADDGIIGLVGIGMDITRLKRVEEELSQERAFLRAVIDSSPNLVCVQKSDGTFALVNQALADIYGSTPEAMAGKEDAECGHPPEDVRRILRANGVVLSSQRPQLLPEEKITFAEGRERWFSINKIPLREETGRSDKVLCLATDITERKKAEEEIRRLNAELERRVAERTAQLEAANKELEAFGYSVSHDLRAPLRSIDGFSQALEEDYGAVLDDPGKDFLQRIRAASRRMGLLIDDLLVLSRLTRGEINRRKVDLSAVAGRILEELRRNDPDRNVESEVAKGLSVLGDERLLSAVLENLLGNAWKFTSRRKKAKILFGACATPEGETAFFVKDNGAGFSMEHVGKLFQAFQRLHTVKEFPGNGIGLATVQRIIHRHGGRVWAEGAVENGATFFFTLPAP